One Prunus dulcis chromosome 7, ALMONDv2, whole genome shotgun sequence DNA segment encodes these proteins:
- the LOC117635065 gene encoding pyrroline-5-carboxylate reductase-like, with protein MTRILFKRTSHDKSGTASLLTTTPPPFCFCVTLRKQKQTESDSDTTSHLAMEALPIPTDTFKLGFIGAGKMAESIARGIVRSGVLPPNRISTFHANPIRRQAFESFGVELLHRNDDVVEDSDIVIFSVKPQVVKDVVLQLRPLLSKKKLLVSIAAGVKLKDLQEWAGNSRFIRVMPNTPSAVGEAASVMSLGVGATEQDGDLIAKLFGSVGKTWKADEKLFDAVTGVSGSGPAYIYLAIEALADGGVAAGLPRELALGLASQTVLGAASMVTSTGKHPGQLKDDVTSPAGTTIAGIHELEKGGFRGILMNAVLAAARRSREFSQSQ; from the exons ATGACCCGAATTTTATTCAAACGAACCAGTCATGATAAAAGCGGCACTGCCTCGCTGCTGACTACTACTCCTCCTCCCTTCTGCTTCTGCGTTActttaagaaaacaaaaacaaactgAATCTGACTCTGATACGACGTCGCATTTGGCCATGGAGGCGTTACCCATCCCCACTGACACGTTCAAGCTAGGGTTCATCGGAGCAGGTAAAATGGCGGAGAGCATCGCCAGAGGGATCGTCCGATCAGGCGTTCTACCTCCAAATCGCATCTCTACGTTCCACGCTAACCCCATTCGACGCCAAGCCTTCGAGTCCTTCGGCGTCGAGCTCCTCCACAGAAACGACGAC GTGGTGGAAGATAGTGATATCGTCATTTTCTCTGTCAAACCTCAAGTTG TTAAAGATGTAGTTTTGCAGTTGAGGCCACTTCTTTCCAAAAAGAAGCTGCTAGTTTCAATTGCTGCTGGAGTCAAATTGAAAGATCTGCAG GAGTGGGCTGGTAACAGCCGATTTATTAGGGTAATGCCAAACACTCCTTCTGCTGTTGGTGAGGCAGCATCAG TTATGAGCTTGGGAGTAGGTGCAACAGAACAAGATGGAGACCTAATAGCTAAATTATTTGGATCAGTaggaaagacgtggaaagCTGATGAAAAATTGTTTGATGCAGTTACTGGCGTTAG TGGCAGTGGTcctgcatatatatatttggcgATAGAGGCTTTGGCAGATGGAGGAGTTGCTGCAGGTCTACCTCGAGAACTTGCACTGGGTCTAGCATCTCAAACT GTATTAGGAGCAGCATCTATGGTTACTAGTACTGGGAAGCATCCAGGTCAGCTAAAGGATGATGTAACATCACCTGCTGGAACTACTATTGCTGGCATTCATGAGTTGGAGAAGGGCGGGTTTCGTGGAATATTGATGAATGCCGTCCTCGCTGCTGCCAGACGCAGCCGAGAATTTTCGCAGAGCCAGTGA
- the LOC117635859 gene encoding uncharacterized protein LOC117635859 — protein MGLIHHGECKEAEELKYTLAADFIKDCGCTYNHLYETILKNILQIKDCYDSETTKCYDDDEALAWMLFIDGCSTLQFIHKYDCLEEFGMNASQVVFARLDLFLLENQLPYRVLKLLMRSSRKEDELNRNMKRFAQMQIAAAEKPVERQTLAEKPVERQTLRSTNFKSLMDFVDQKEKEIKNMLRRRRGKPKYSTHLLDFLRKEMLGPSEELSYRGGKEDCSPSFRNAQELKAAGVHFRRSKTFSLKDVSFTSQGFAGFLSLPPINEDAMSLFLNLIAYEMCPDFRNDFAVTSYFSFLSSLIAHPEDAKQLRSARILCNLRGSDEALADLFHEIGPDLVLAHPMYKSINAKLEQHYKTKWKAWFAQFLEDHFSSPWAMLAFIGALIALILSGIQTWYAVLSFYQK, from the coding sequence ATGGGTCTGATCCATCATGGTGAGTGCAAGGAAGCAGAGGAACTCAAATACACTTTGGCAGCAGACTTTATCAAGGATTGCGGCTGCACATATAACCATTTGTACGAGACGATTCTAAAAAACATCCTTCAAATTAAGGACTGCTACGATAGTGAAACAACAAAGTGCTACGATGATGATGAGGCACTCGCCTGGATGTTGTTCATAGATGGATGTTCAACCTTGCAATTCATACACAAATATGATTGCTTGGAAGAGTTTGGGATGAATGCAAGCCAAGTGGTCTTTGCACGGCTGGACTTGTTCTTGCTAGAGAACCAACTCCCTTATCGAGTCCTCAAGCTGTTGATGAGGTCAAGCAGAAAAGAAGATGAGCTGAACAGAAATATGAAGCGTTTTGCCCAAATGCAGATTGCTGCAGCAGAAAAGCCAGTGGAAAGGCAAACGTTAGCAGAAAAGCCAGTGGAAAGGCAAACGTTGCGAAGCACAAACTTTAAGTCATTGATGGATTTCGTTGaccaaaaagagaaggaaatcAAGAATATGCTACGAAGGCGTCGTGGGAAGCCGAAATACAGTACTCATCTTCTTGATTTTCTTCGGAAAGAAATGCTAGGTCCATCAGAAGAGCTTAGCTATCGTGGTGGCAAAGAAGACTGTTCACCATCGTTTCGCAATGCCCAGGAGCTTAAGGCAGCTGGGGTCCATTTTAGGCGTAGCAAAACTTTCTCCTTGAAGGACGTATCTTTTACTTCTCAAGGGTTTGCAGGCTTTCTTAGTCTTCCTCCCATAAACGAAGACGCAATGTCTTTGTTCTTGAATTTGATAGCCTACGAAATGTGTCCTGATTTCCGAAATGATTTTGCGGTCACCTCTTACTTCAGCTTCCTCAGTTCACTCATTGCTCATCCCGAAGATGCTAAGCAGCTAAGGTCAGCCCGCATACTTTGCAACTTGCGTGGGAGCGACGAAGCCCTCGCTGACCTCTTTCACGAGATAGGCCCTGATTTGGTGCTTGCCCATCCTATGTACAAGTCTATTAATGCCAAATTAGAGCAACACTACAAAACCAAGTGGAAGGCATGGTTCGCTCAATTCTTGGAAGATCATTTCAGTAGCCCCTGGGCCATGCTTGCTTTCATTGGAGCTCTAATAGCACTCATCTTAAGCGGCATCCAAACTTGGTACGCAGTCCTCAGTTTTTATCAGAAATAG
- the LOC117635285 gene encoding UPF0481 protein At3g47200-like, whose protein sequence is MAQTNENVVSIEQELSVKQVTRRGGGQVSRGDQFQPIEIEQSSRVSISRVSIPREERLEKFREEAAEEKRSSTENAKPKIQRVPFMLRDHKNFEKYYEPRVAAIGPFHHGKPKYEQAEKVKRHLAANFVKDSEQNDADLLKKVEENIKGLKECYDEEATKKYDDDSLAWMLFIDGCSTLEFIYKYEKLESFKIKRDQVAFAEQDMFLLENQLPYLLLKLLMSSSSKHEELKESIERFVQMHGVAPPDENQKSQQDARKPEQKPPQPGAGLARPGQHPAVTNINREENQHSQSTAITIKPKPTEPEPTHLLELLLTRMLGYAPRKSKPSVNLGAQSFRNVQELQAAGIHFRPSKEGSLLGNIDFKSYICCGFLYLPKIKVDDSMGPKFMNLIAYEMCPDFQNDFGVTSYISFLDSLIDHPDDVKHLRKKHILRNLLGSDEEVAQLFNEIGTDLVPNNAIYRVLKSKIEDHCQTMWKKRVAKFFHEHFSRPWTILPFIGVLLGLGMTAAQTWYAANSSTPPCEALLEYLKAHRY, encoded by the coding sequence ATGGcccaaacaaatgaaaatgtaGTTTCCATAGAGCAGGAGCTGTCTGTGAAGCAAGTCACAAGAAGAGGTGGTGGGCAAGTAAGCAGAGGAGACCAATTCCAACCTATAGAAATTGAGCAAAGTTCGAGAGTGAGTATTTCGAGAGTGAGTATTCCTAGGGAGGAGAGACTGGAAAAATTTAGGGAAGAAGCAGCTGAAGAAAAAAGGTCATCAACTGAAAATGCCAAACCAAAGATCCAAAGGGTTCCCTTCATGCTCCGAGATCACAAAAATTTCGAAAAATACTACGAGCCAAGGGTAGCTGCCATCGGTCCTTTCCACCATGGTAAACCAAAGTACGAGCAGGCAGAGAAAGTCAAGCGTCACTTAGCTGCGAACTTTGTCAAAGACAGTGAACAGAATGACGCAGATTTGCTCAAGAAGGTTGAGGAGAACATCAAGGGACTAAAGGAGTGCTATGATGAGGAAGCAACAAAGAAGTATGATGATGATTCCCTCGCGTGGATGCTGTTCATTGATGGGTGTTCGACGCTGGAATTCatatacaaatatgaaaagttAGAATCTTTTAAGATCAAAAGAGACCAGGTGGCCTTTGCAGAACAGGACATGTTCTTGCTAGAGAATCAACTTCCTTATCTACTCCTGAAGCTGCTGATGAGCTCGAGCAGCAAACATGAGGAATTGAAGGAGTCAATTGAGAGGTTTGTTCAGATGCACGGCGTTGCACCACCAGATGAGAACCAGAAGTCACAACAAGATGCACGAAAGCCAGAACAGAAGCCACCACAACCGGGAGCAGGCTTAGCACGACCCGGGCAACATCCTGCAGTCACAAACATAAATAGGGAAGAGAATCAACATTCTCAAAGCACAGCAATAACCATCAAACCAAAGCCAACTGAACCAGAGCCAACTCATCTTCTTGAGCTTCTGCTGACAAGAATGCTAGGATATGCACCTAGAAAAAGTAAGCCAAGTGTCAACCTTGGTGCCCAATCTTTTCGTAATGTACAAGAGCTTCAGGCAGCCGGGATCCATTTTAGGCCGAGTAAGGAGGGCAGCTTATTGGGCAACATAGATTTTAAGAGCTATATATGCTGTGGGTTCCTTTATCTTCCTAAAATAAAAGTAGACGATTCTATGGGGCCTAAATTCATGAACTTGATAGCCTACGAAATGTGTCCCGATTTCCAGAACGATTTCGGGGTCACCTCTTACATAAGCTTCCTGGATTCGCTCATCGATCATCCGGATGATGTGAAGCATCTGAGGAAAAAGCACATACTTCGAAACTTACTTGGGAGTGACGAGGAGGTGGCTCAACTCTTCAATGAGATAGGCACTGACTTGGTTCCTAACAATGCAATTTACCGCGTTCTTAAAAGTAAGATAGAAGATCACTGCCAGACCATGTGGAAGAAACGGGTGGCTAAATTCTTTCATGAACATTTCAGCAGGCCCTGGACTATCCTGCCTTTCATTGGTGTTCTCTTAGGGCTTGGGATGACCGCTGCTCAGACTTGGTACGCCGCCAATTCTAGTACCCCTCCATGTGAGGCCTTACTTGAGTACCTGAAAGCGCACAGGTACTAA